Proteins from one Anopheles nili chromosome 2, idAnoNiliSN_F5_01, whole genome shotgun sequence genomic window:
- the LOC128720947 gene encoding thioester-containing protein 1 allele S3-like, translating into MWQFIRSRVLVVIIFLGVAHGLLIVGPKFIRSNHDYMLVISNFNTNLNQVNLLLNVEGQANDGRNTLNITKSVDVRRFSNKMINFKMPEDLVAGSYKITIDGQRGFSFHKEAELVYLAKSYSGLIQLDKPIYKPGDTVKFRMIVLDTTLKPPANLNSLDVVIRDPQGNIIRKWPKALLYAGVFEGDMQIATTPMFGLWNISVRAEGEELVAKTFEVKEYVLSTFGVDVSPTMIPLEEHQGLSLQVLANYYFGKPVSGMAQIELFLDDDKLDQQQTIDVHGVGQVALRFNGDFQVPQDEDHQNVQVRVTFTEQYTNRTVVKNVQIPVFKYPYRMELVKESPQFRPNYEYQCAVKIQYHNGTAAAGITGKVEVFELDISRDETSNSEGLIKLNLNPGDIDEFTVNMYIEENMFNFQERVEKVETITDGYMKLELRSQVKLNNMLKIMVACNDQMAFFVYYVVSKGNIIDAGYVRLNRQRQYLLQVKAMESMIPKAKIIVATVTNRIVSYDSIDIDFQTLRNNFDLTLDENEVKPGNQIELRMSGRPGSYVALAAYDQSLLSYNNNHDVFWEDILQVFNGFHAIEPNEYDKLHSMGLFGRTLDDIMFEGASDKLARDGLSVGDPSVKLTSYRTNFPESWLWQNVTIDYSGKRKMIEVVPDATTSWHLTGFSIHPVYGLGIVKKPIELTTVQPFYIVENLPYSIKRGEVVTLQFTLFNNLGGEYAADVTLFNVANQIEFYERPSEDVSFMKSITVPPNVGVPISFLVKARKLGEMVVRVKAKIMLGLETDALEKVIHVIPESLVQKHTESRIFSYDTYDNASFPINLNINKKADANSTKIKFEVKTNLLTSVVENLENLLAVPTGCGEQNMVKFVPNVVVLDYLTAIGSKQQTVIDKATRLLREGYQNQMRYRQSDGSFGVWANGGGSMFLTAFVAKSMQTASKYISEVDAGMVEKAFEWIANRQHASGRFDEVGSVIHKDMQGGLRNGIALTGYVLIALLENESARIKHAQVIERSQSYLAQSLPGISNAYDMSITTYALLLAGHQDMDKAFDKLLGMSTVLNNGTNDHQRMWNTQWTSVETTAYALLSFVQKKVYPEGIPVMRWLVNQRYVTGSFPRTQDTFVGLKALTKLAEKISPARNAYSIQLKGKKLNKNFRVSSQDINNMQFLEIPSDTRALEIEVGGIGFGLFEVYYEYSLDLQNFAHRFELTLEKLSADYELRMRVCTKFKPMLADEKSNMALVEVNFPSGYVVDKNAISDPTLVNPIKKTEIRFGGTSVVVYYDNMSRELNCFTITAFRRFKVALKRPAFVTVYDYYHSNLNAIQKYEVDD; encoded by the exons ATGTGGCAGTTCATTAGGTCACGCGTACTGGTGGTGATAATATTTCTCGGTGTTGCCCACGG ATTGCTGATCGTGGGTCCGAAATTCATCCGCTCTAACCACGATTACATGCTGGTGATTAGCAACTTCAACACGAACCTGAATCAAGTCAACCTGCTGCTGAATGTGGAAGGCCAAGCGAACGATGGACGTAACACACTCAACATCACGAAATCGGTTGACGTGCGCCGGTTCAGCAATAAGATGATCAACTTCAAG ATGCCCGAGGATCTGGTGGCAGGAAGCTACAAGATCACGATTGACGGACAGCGTGGCTTTAGCTTCCACAAGGAAGCGGAGCTGGTGTACCTGGCCAAGTCATACTCGGGTCTGATTCAGCTTGATAAGCCTATCTACAAGCCGGGTGACACGGTGAAATTCCGCATGATCGTGTTGGACACGACGCTCAAGCCACCAGCAAACCTTAACAGCCTAGACGTGGTCATTCGGGACCCGCAGGGTAACATCATCCGAAAGTGGCCCAAGGCCCTGCTGTACGCGGGCGTATTCGAAGGTGACATGCAGATCGCCACAACACCGATGTTCGGCCTGTGGAACATCTCAGTGCGAGCCGAGGGTGAAGAACTGGTCGCGAAGACGTTCGAGGTGAAGGAGTACGTACTGTCGACGTTCGGTGTGGACGTTAGCCCGACGATGATTCCACTCGAGGAACACCAAGGGCTCAGCTTGCAGGTGTTGGCGAACTACTATTTCGGGAAACCCGTCAGTGGAATGGCGCAGATCGAGCTGTTTCTCGACGACGACAAGCTGGACCAGCAGCAAACGATCGATGTGCACGGTGTCGGACAGGTTGCACTGCGGTTCAACGGTGACTTCCAGGTACCCCAGGATGAGGATCATCAGAACGTGCAAGTGCGCGTGACGTTTACTGAGCAGTACACAA ATCGaacggtggtgaaaaacgtGCAGATACCGGTGTTTAAGTACCCATACCGGATGGAGCTAGTGAAAGAAAGTCCCCAATTCCGGCCAAACTATGAGTACCAGTGTGCGGTTAAGATACAGTACCACAACGGAACTGCTGCGGCAGGTATCACCGGTAAGGTGGAAGTTTTCGAGCTGGACATCAGCCGCGATGAAACGAGTAACAGTGAGGGACTGATCAAGCTTAACCTGAATCCTGGTGACATTGACGAGTTTACCGTCAAC ATGTACATCGAAGAGAACATGTTTAACTTCCAAGAGCGCGTGGAAAAGGTAGAAACGATCACGGACGGTTACATGAAGCTGGAGCTCAGATCGCA AGTCAAGCTGAACAATATGCTCAAGATCATGGTGGCGTGCAATGACCAGATGGCGTTCTTCGTTTACTACGTCGTGTCGAAGGGAAACATCATTGATGCGGGCTATGTCCGGCTGAATCGACAGCGACAGTATCTGCTGCAGGTGAAAGCGATGGAAAGTATGATCCCCAAGGCGAAGATTATTGTGGCCACCGTCACAAATCGCATCGTATCGTACGACTCCATCGACATCGACTTCCAGACGCTGCGGAACAAC TTCGACTTAACGCTGGACGAGAACGAGGTGAAACCAGGCAATCAGATTGAGCTACGAATGAGCGGTAGGCCGGGATCCTATGTCGCGCTGGCAGCGTATGATCAGAGCCTCCTGTCCTACAACAACAATCACGACGTGTTCTGGGAGGACATCTTGCAGGTGTTCAACGGTTTTCACGCCATCGAACCGAACGAATACGATAAATTGCAC AGCATGGGCTTATTTGGGAGAACGCTGGATGATATCATGTTCGAGGGTG CTAGCGACAAGTTGGCACGCGATGGCCTCAGTGTGGGAGATCCTTCGGTCAAACTCACCTCATATCGCACAAACTTCCCCGAATCCTGGCTGTGGCAGAACGTAACCATCGACTATTCGGGCAAGCGCAAGATGATCGAAGTCGTCCCGGACGCAACTACCTCGTGGCACCTGACCGGGTTCTCGATCCATCCGGTGTACGGTTTGGGCATCGTGAAGAAACCGATCGAGCTGACGACCGTGCAGCCGTTCTACATCGTCGAGAATCTACCGTACTCGATCAAGCGCGGTGAGGTGGTTACGCTGCAGTTCACGCTTTTCAACAACCTCGGTGGGGAGTATGCCGCTGATGTGACGCTCTTTAACGTGGCGAATCAGATTGAGTTCTACGAACGTCCGTCAGAAG ATGTCAGCTTCATGAAGTCGATTACTGTACCACCGAACGTGGGCGTGCCGATTTCGTTCCTCGTGAAGGCACGTAAACTCGGCGAGATGGTGGTCCGCGTGAAGGCGAAGATCATGCTCGGGCTGGAAACGGACGCGCTTGAGAAGGTGATCCATGTGATCCCGGAGAGCCTGGTGCAGAAGCATACCGAATCGCGAATCTTCAGCTACGACACGTACGACAACGCGTCGTTCCCAATTAACTTGAACATCAACAAGAAGGCTGATGCCAACTCGACGAAGATCAAGTTCGAGGTGAAAA CCAACCTGCTCACGTCGGTGGTCGAGAACCTGGAAAACTTGCTAGCCGTGCCAACGGGATGCGGCGAGCAGAATATGGTCAAATTCGTGCCGAATGTGGTCGTGCTCGACTACCTAACCGCGATCGGGTCCAAGCAGCAGACGGTGATCGATAAGGCCACACGGTTGCTGCGTGAAGGCTACCAAAACCAGATGCGATATCGCCAGTCAGATGGTTCGTTCGGTGTTTGGGCGAACGGCGGTGGTAGCATGTTCCTGACCGCATTCGTCGCTAAATCAATGCAGACGGCTTCGAAGTACATCAGCGAGGTGGATGCAGGTATGGTGGAGAAGGCATTTGAATGGATTGCCAATCGGCAGCATGCCTCGGGCAGGTTCGATGAGGTTGGGTCCGTTATCCACAAGGATATGCAGGGTGGGTTGCGAAACGGAATCGCCCTGACCGGGTACGTGTTGATCGCGCTGCTTGAGAACGAGAGCGCGCGGATCAAACACGCGCAAGTGATCGAACGTAGTCAGAGCTATCTGGCACAGAGTCTACCCGGTATCAGTAATGCGTACGATATGTCAATCACAACGTACGCGCTGCTACTGGCCGGGCATCAGGATATGGATAAAGCGTTCGATAAGCTGCTTGGCATGTCGACGGTGCTTAACAACGGCACCAACGATCACCAGCGCATGTGGAACACACAGTGGACAAGCGTGGAGACGACTGCTTACGcgttgctttcgttcgtgcAGAAAAAGGTGTATCCTGAAGGTATCCCTGTGATGCGGTGGCTCGTGAATCAGCGCTACGTGACTGGGAGTTTTCCGCGCACGCAGGACACCTTCGTCGGGTTGAAGGCGCTTACGAAGCTGGCCGAGAAGATCTCGCCCGCGCGTAACGCTTACAGCATCCAGCTGAAGGGCAAAAAGTTGAACAAAAACTTCCGCGTCAGCTCGCAAGACATCAACAACATGCAGTTCCTTGAGATACCCAGCGATACACGCGCGCTCGAGATCGAAGTCGGTGGTATTGGGTTCGGGCTGTTCGAGGTGTACTACGAATACAGCTTGGATTTGCAGAATTTTGCGCATCGCTTCGAGCTGACGCTCGAGAAGCTGAGCGCTGACTACGAGCTGCGGATGCGTGTGTGCACCAAATTCAAGCCAATGTTGGCCGACGAGAAATCCAACATGGCGCTGGTAGAGGTGAACTTCCCGAGCGGGTACGTGGTTGACAAGAATGCGATCAGCGACCCGACGCTCGTCAATCCGATAAAG aaaACCGAGATCCGGTTCGGTGGCACGTCCGTCGTTGTGTACTACGACAACATGAGCAGGGAGCTGAACTGTTTCACCATCACGGCGTTCCGGCGGTTTAAGGTGGCCCTAAAGCGACCGGCTTTTGTCACTGTGTACGACTATTACCATTCAA actTGAACGCCATCCAGAAGTACGAGGTCGACGATTAG